DNA from Deltaproteobacteria bacterium:
TCAAGGTCGCACCGTTGAAGAGGCAATGAAGAATGTCAAAAAGGCCATCTTTCTTCATGTACGTGCCCTTAAGAAACAGGGTGAATTTGTTCCCACCGAAGAAAGAACATTCCACACGGTTGTCGAGTTACCTGCTTGAGCTCACGTCTTCCTCGCCTTACGGCCAAGGAATTAATCCGATTCTTGAAAGGTCATGGTTTTGAACCTTTCGACTCCAAGGGATCTCATCAACATTTTGTCCACCCAATAACGAAACAAAAGGTTACCGTGCCTGTCCATTCAGGAAAAATCATCGGCCCTGGCCTTCTGAAGGCAATACTCAAACAGGCTGGCCTTGAGTGGAAATAGAAAGTGGCAAGGTGAACGTCAAACTCCTGGAGGGAAATCGAGATTTAGTAACTTAAAACATCGCAGAAAGTAGGCAACCTCAAACTTTGGCTAATACCTGCCGATGATTTCGGAACAAGAAAAAATTCTGTCCCATCATAATTGCTAGGAACAGGGCTTCGAAACCTGTAGGCACCGTCTTCTTCGAAGACGGTATCATTAGGCTCCGTACGGCAAACTTTAATTCCCATGCCACCGCTCTCCAAAAACCCATTAAAAAGCAGCAAGCGGTGTTGATCGGAACCTTCGCGAGAATAGAGAAGATAGGCCCCCCACTTGCAAGCCCATTCCCCACAGGTCAGTCCAACTGCTAAACCCTCTATCTCATCTGGCTTCAGTGGAACCCCATGGTCGCTAAATAATTGAACAGGAGCCGACCCTTTGCTCCCATCTGGGTAAGAAAATTCAATGGTCAGAGGGACTGGAGGAATCCTGCCAGAATTTGTGGGCTGATCTAATGGATCAAAAGACTCATCCCCATGCGGTTCATAGTCTCTTCTGAAGATCTGGACGGCAAAAGGTTCACTGCCTCGAACCGCTTCAGGTAATGAAGCGATCGGAACAGCAGCAGACCAGAGGAGATCTCTGAATCCCTCTATGCCAACAAAAAAATCCCGAGGGGGATCCCCTCGGGAATAGGATTGAGGAACTGTCCCCTTTTCTCCTTCTGCATCGCATCGCTTGGGTCTTGAAGAAGGTCGAGTTGGCTTGATTAAAGTCGGAAGAGCCACCGCCACTCCCACGAGAGCAGCACCAATAGAGATCTCGGCAATATGCCTCAAACAAAACCCTAGCAGAGAACCTTGGGTGTTGATGCGTACCATAATAAGTTAACACCGCTGTTTTCGGTCGAACGACAAAAAAGATGCTTGTTTTTTCAAGGAGTTCTTGAGAGTTGAAGCGCCATGAAACATCCCTTTCAAGGCTCGATCGTCGCCATCGTCACCCCATTTAAGGACGGCAAGGTCGATGAAAAGGCATTACGCGCCCTGATCGATTGGCAGATTGCGGAGGGGACCGATGCAATCGTTCCGTGTGGCTCTACCGGTGAGGCGGCGACTCTCTCCTACGAGGAGCATGACCGTGTGATCCAGATCACGATCGAACAGGTTGCCGGCAGGGTCAAGGTATTGGCAGGGACCGGCTCGAACGCCACCGCCGAGGCGATCCAGATCACGAAAAATGCCGAGAAACTAGGGGCCGATGGGTCGCTTCAGGTCGCACCTTACTATAACAAACCGACCCAGGAGGGGCTCTATCGACACTTCAAGGCGATTGCCGAGTCGGTCGCCCTCCCGATCCTCCTTTATAATGTCCCTGGCCGAACGGCAGTCAACATCCTGCCGGAAACAGTCGCCCGTCTTGCGAAGATACCGAACATCATCGGAATCAAGGAGGCGTGCGGAAATCTCGAACAGATCAAAAAAGTCGTCGATCTTTGTGGGCCAGAATTTGCCGTCCTCTCCGGAGAGGATGCCCAAAATTATGACATTCTGGCACTCGGTGGTTGCGGATCGATCTCCGTCACGGCGAATATTGTCCCCTCACGAATGGCGAAGATGTGGGATCTTTTTGCCTCTGGGAAAAAGAACGAGGCGAAGAAGGTCCATGAAGAACTGATGCCGCTCCATGCCGCGGTCTTTTTCGAAACAAATCCAGTCCCGGTCAAGACCTCCCTCGCCTTGATGGGAAAATGTCGTGAAGAGTTTCGACTCCCGCTCTGTGAGATATCACAAGAAAATCGGGAGCGTCTCATCAAGGTCCTGAAGGAATACCACCTGATCTGATTTACCTAATGAACATGTGGTAAAGATCAACGTTTATCGCCATCCCAATTCTCCATCCCTTCACACCGCCCCCCTGAAAATAGTCACCGCTCAGGAATAACCCAAATGCCCCATCCAGAAGCGCCGCACCTACCGCACCCCCTACCGACAAGCCATTCCTTCTGGGCCCCACTCCGGGGTCAAGCGATCGGAAACCAACGGTAGGCTCCAGCAAAACCATCGCCCCAGCACGTCCTCTATTCTCCCTCATCAACTGACCCCAAAGACCGATCTCTTCGTGTAACCCAAAGGCAAATGGCCTCTCAGGATCCGAAGGAGAAGGAGGTGAAACTGGACGGCTAGAAAAAAAACCTTGTTCCAACTTAATTCCAACCGCCTGACTCCTGAATCGATAGCCGGGACGGAGACTAAATTCAGGACCCGAGATCGTCGGAACCGGTCTTCCGTAATCATTCATCTCCCCCACTGAAAATCCCACGCGTGTATGGAGCACGGGCCCCTTTCGGTCCAGCACCCAGCGCATCTCCGGCGTCCGTCGAAAATCACCGACCTCTAATTTCTTCCCTTTCATCGACTTCAGGTCGATCCCGAGAACCTCTCGAAACGCCTTTTCCGAAAAAAGCTCTTCCCTTTTTATCCCACCAATTTCGGAGACCTGATACTCGTCCATCAGATAACCGAGGGCCATCAAGACGATGAGGGGATCACGGCTACGAAGTTCATGGAACGAAACCGGCTGCGCACCGCGCTGTTGAGGGGCCAAGAGCTCCAAAAAGATCGCTCGAACCTCGGCGTAGTCCTCATGGGGCTCCAACGCCTGATCCTGTATCCCTCGTGGCCCCGCGAGGGCGTAAGTGGAAAGAAAGTGACGGGAAGCTGCCTCATGAAAGCGGTCAATAACCTGCCCAAGAAGGTCATAGTCAAAACCATTAAAATCTCGCTCGCTATTCATTTCCTTATAGAGCCGGAGTGCCTCTTCATAGGCGGCGATCTGATCGGGTGTCGCCACTTTCTGAACCTTCCAGACATAATAATCCCGCAGCGCACTCTGGTCGGGCGAGGTAATGACAACTAAATTTTCTGGGACACGAAGGTCAGCATCGGCATGACCTCCGATCTCATGAAGGATCGAATTCAGAGTGGGATCCCCCTCACCGATCAAACCAAGCCAAGTAAAGTTTTCGCCGGAATGATAAATTCCGGCAACAGTATTAGAAGAGTCTTGAGAGATGAACCCACGTTTCATCGCCTCCTCTCGAGTCGCGAGTACGATACGAAGCGCCTTTTCTTCCCCTGGTGGCGGATTTAAATAGTGGGCGATTTCAGAGGCAGGAAGGGTTCGAAACGTCTCTCCGATTCGAAAGAGAATCTGTTTTTTTTGATCGGGGGAACAGCTTTCAGGGAAAAAGGCAAAAACGGTGAGAATATGACCCAAGACCCCGATCCGGTAGAACTCAGGCTGAGGAGAACTGTTATCCACGATTTGGTGAATGACGACTTCCGGCTTCTCTGGCTTATGAAAAACCTTGTCTAGAATTTCATTCCCTTTCTGATCATAAAATTGGAATCGAACTTGGTTCTCGGTTTGTGTCACAGCGACCAAAGGGGCATCCTTAAAAAAATAGACGGTCGTGAGTTTATTATCTTCCTTGTAAACGGCGCGCGTTACACCATTTGCTAAGAGGAATGACTCCCATTCTGCCAAGAGATAGGGATCGGTCCACGGGACATGCTGGTCCGGGTGACCTTTGAGTGTCACCTGATGAAAGGGGCTCAAGGAGGGAGGAACTGAGGAATCATTCCTCACATGAAAGGCAAAAGCTCGTCTGTCAAAATCACCTGGGGAAAGCGAGAGGCCTCGTGACGACCAATCGGAGAGTACCTTGTTTGCCTGCGGATTAATCACGCCGGCGGGGAGCTGAAAACCGGTCCGCT
Protein-coding regions in this window:
- a CDS encoding type II toxin-antitoxin system HicB family antitoxin, which encodes MALRFAIDVMPEEDGEGYYVVVPALPGCFSQGRTVEEAMKNVKKAIFLHVRALKKQGEFVPTEERTFHTVVELPA
- a CDS encoding type II toxin-antitoxin system HicA family toxin; translated protein: MSSRLPRLTAKELIRFLKGHGFEPFDSKGSHQHFVHPITKQKVTVPVHSGKIIGPGLLKAILKQAGLEWK
- a CDS encoding 4-hydroxy-tetrahydrodipicolinate synthase — protein: MKHPFQGSIVAIVTPFKDGKVDEKALRALIDWQIAEGTDAIVPCGSTGEAATLSYEEHDRVIQITIEQVAGRVKVLAGTGSNATAEAIQITKNAEKLGADGSLQVAPYYNKPTQEGLYRHFKAIAESVALPILLYNVPGRTAVNILPETVARLAKIPNIIGIKEACGNLEQIKKVVDLCGPEFAVLSGEDAQNYDILALGGCGSISVTANIVPSRMAKMWDLFASGKKNEAKKVHEELMPLHAAVFFETNPVPVKTSLALMGKCREEFRLPLCEISQENRERLIKVLKEYHLI